The sequence AGGAACCAGCCGAAGTCGTACCGCTCCTCCTCGCTGAGCACGGTGGCCTTGTCGTGGAGCAGGATGCCGACCCCGTCGATCTCCGGGAACTCCTCGTCGAGCCCGTCCGCCAGCACCTCGGCGGTGTCCCGGTCCTCAGCGGAGGGCTCGCGGTGCAGGACGACCAGCAGGTCGAGGTCGGAGCGGCCGGGCCGGGCCGTCCCGCGCGGCACGGACCCGTACAGGTACGCGCTGTGCAGCCGCTGCCCGTACGCCTCGCCGATCCGCTCCCGCGCGGCCGCCACGACGCCCCTGAACCCCTCCTGCACCCGCCCGAGGGACCCCTCCCGCTCGAAGTACCCCTGCGCGTCCAGGCCTCTGCGCTCCATACGCCCACTGTGCACACTCCGGCCCGGCCTCGGCCAAACTCAGCCCCGCCCAGGCCAAACTCGGCCCCGCCTCGGCGAAACTCAGCCCCGCCGGCGTTTGAGGCGCGGGGGTTCGGGGGCAGAGCCCCCGCAACGGCGCCGCACCCGGAAACGCAGAAGGGGCCCTGCCAGTCGGCAGGACCCCTCAACGGCTAAGACCAGCGTCAGCGAGACCGCTTCGCGAGCCGCTCCACATCCAGCAGGATCACGGCGCGAGCCTCAAGACGGAGCCAGCCGCGCCCCGCGAAGTCGGCCAGGGCCTTGTTCACGGTCTCGCGGGAGGCGCCGACGAGCTGCGCGAGCTCCTCCTGCGTCAGGTCGTGCACCACGTGGATGCCCTCCTCCGACTGCACGCCGAAGCGGCGCGACAGGTCGAGGAGCGCCCGCGCCACACGGCCGGGAACGTCGGAGAAGACCAGGTCGGACATCTGGTCGTTGGTCTTGCGCAGGCGCCGGGCGACGGCGCGCAGCAGCGCGGTCGCGACCTCGGGCCGGGCGTTCAGCCACGGCTGCAGGTCACCGTGCCCGAGGCCGAGGAGCTTGACCTCGGTCAGGGCGGTGGCGGTGGCGGTGCGCGGGCCCGGGTCGAAGAGCGACAGCTCGCCGATCAGCTCGCCGGGGCCGAGGACGGCCAGCATGTTCTCGCGGCCGTCGGGGGAGGTGCGGTGCAGCTTCACCTTGCCCTCGGTCACGACATACAGCCGGTCACCGGGGTCGCCCTCGTGGAACAGGGCGTCACCGCGTGCGAGGGTCACCTCGCCCATGGAGGCGCGGAGCTCCGCGGCCTGCTCGTCATCGAGCGCCGCGAAGAGCGGGGCGCGCCGCAGAACGTCGTCCACGAGTCTCTCTCCTATGTCGACCTGCTCAGGGGACCGTGCTCCCCATTTTGCCGGACGGCTCAAACAGTGCGATCAATCACAAGGATGCCGGACGTACGGGTGTGCTGTGCGGCGAGAGGCCAATCGGAGTGGTGTTACCTGAGGTCCGGGCGGGTGTCAGCGGCCGGCCTTAGGCTGGCCGGGTGTCCAATAAGCCGGTGAGAGCACAGGCCAAGGGGTCCACGGGAGTGACAGGACCCCCCGATTCAGCCGTGGGCGAACAAGCCCCCGTGAAGGTGTCCACGAAGGCCCCGCCCCGCCCCGAGGGCAAAGCTTCGGCCAAGAAACCGAAGGTGCCGAAGCCGGAATCCCACCTGGCCATGGTGCGCAGGGCCCGCCGCATCAACCGGGAACTGGCCGAGATCTATCCGTACGCCCATCCGGA comes from Streptomyces sp. NBC_01408 and encodes:
- a CDS encoding Crp/Fnr family transcriptional regulator, with the protein product MDDVLRRAPLFAALDDEQAAELRASMGEVTLARGDALFHEGDPGDRLYVVTEGKVKLHRTSPDGRENMLAVLGPGELIGELSLFDPGPRTATATALTEVKLLGLGHGDLQPWLNARPEVATALLRAVARRLRKTNDQMSDLVFSDVPGRVARALLDLSRRFGVQSEEGIHVVHDLTQEELAQLVGASRETVNKALADFAGRGWLRLEARAVILLDVERLAKRSR